In Dermacentor variabilis isolate Ectoservices chromosome 7, ASM5094787v1, whole genome shotgun sequence, a genomic segment contains:
- the LOC142588359 gene encoding xaa-Arg dipeptidase-like, protein MSATDFQDAVYRTVDENAADLHSVSRFLWDNPELALQEVKCHQWLTDFLEARNFDVTRHFLLDTAFKAEFVAPGGSDGPTVAFLAEYDALPDIGHACGHNLIAENAIGAAIAVQEAMKTFKSIRGKVVVLGTPAEESCGGKELLVEKGALKGIDAAVMCHPGRRDVLRLAFTATQQMVIRFKGRAAHAAASPWEGLNALDAAVSSYLNIGLLRQQIKPTSKIQGIIVHGGTYPNIIPEESELKYHVRAPTTDELVDLVRRVENCFHGAAQATGCWVEIERGTLYKHVIQNAAIARVYKKHAQALGFEFQDADMTEQPPTGASTDCGNVSHRIPTAHPVYSLGSGARNHTREFAEDANSEEAQGPTLRVSKALALTALDLLTDPQLLEEVRKEFAAHGLTP, encoded by the exons ATGTCAGCTACGGACTTTCAAGATGCGGTATATCGCACCGTCGACGAGAACGCCGCCGATCTGCACAGCGTCAGTAGGTTCTTGTGGGACAACCCCGAGCTGGCGCTCCAAGAAGTGAAGTGTCACCAGTGGTTAACGGACTTCCTCGAAGCTCGAAACTTCGATGTAACGCGACACTTCCTGTTGGACACTGCGTTCAAGGCTGAATTCGTCGCCCCTGGGGGATCCGATG GTCCTACGGTCGCCTTCCTCGCAGAGTACGACGCCCTTCCGGACATCGGGCATGCATGCGGGCACAATCTTATCGCTGAGAATGCCATCGGCGCTGCCATTGCGGTGCAAGAAGCCATGAAGACGTTTAAGAGCATACGCGGCAAG GTTGTTGTCCTCGGTACGCCTGCCGAAGAAAGTTGCGGTGGTAAGGAACTTCTGGTCGAAAAAGGGGCTCTGAAGGGCATCGACGCCGCAGTCATGTGCCACCCTGGACGGAGAGACGTGTTGAGGTTGGCTTTCACCGCGACACAACAG ATGGTGATCCGTTTCAAGGGCAGAGCGGCTCACGCGGCCGCATCTCCGTGGGAAGGGCTGAATGCCCTGGATGCTGCCGTTTCCTCGTACCTCAACATCGGCCTTCTTCGGCAACAGATCAAGCCCACGTCTAAAATTCAAG GCATCATCGTGCATGGTGGGACGTACCCCAACATCATTCCTGAGGAGAGCGAGCTCAAGTACCACGTGCGGGCGCCCACCACAGACGAACTGGTCGATTTGGTGCGCAGAGTGGAGAATTGCTTCCACGGCGCAGCACAGGCCACCGGATGCTGGGTCGAGATTGAGAGGGGCACTCTCTACAAGCACGTCATACAGAACGCCGCCATTGCGAGGGTGTACAAGAAGCACGCACAAGCACTGG GCTTCGAGTTCCAGGACGCTGACATGACCGAGCAGCCGCCCACCGGAGCGTCGACGGACTGCGGCAACGTGTCGCACCGCATTCCCACCGCGCACCCGGTCTATTCGCTGGGCAGTGGCGCTCGGAACCACACGCGAGAGTTCGCCGAGGACGCTAACTCCGAGGAGGCTCAGGGGCCCACGCTAAGGGTGTCCAAGGCCCTGGCCCTCACCGCGCTCGACCTGCTCACCGACCCGCAACTGCTGGAGGAGGTGCGCAAGGAGTTTGCGGCACACGGACTAACCCCTTAA